The Oncorhynchus masou masou isolate Uvic2021 chromosome 13, UVic_Omas_1.1, whole genome shotgun sequence genomic interval agaaattggggggggggggtcccttGTTGTTACATTGTTGTTACATACCATAATCCAACGTTCACTCCCCAACACATTTGCACTCTTCACACAGCTCTATGGAGCAAAGGGACGTGCTCAACTAAAATCCAAAATAAACTTGCCCGTCTAAAAACCAAAAGGTGTCAGGTATTCTGCAGGATCTGCCTGCTCGTGGTAAGTAAGTAACCCATATATCTGGAAATTAAATCTAATTATGTGGTCTGTAATCTgaaccaaaaaaaaaacagaattttCAGAAATGAATTGTATTAAGACCTTAATATTTAAAAATCTAGCATGGATTACACAGTTGTTTGAGCGTGGAGACTTGGGTGCAAGTGATTACGAAACCACGCTATCCCGTCTGATGATAACACGATCTGATTGGAGGAGTGTTAGGGTGAATAGCGATGAAGAGAAACTGACCAAAAATAACAAGTGACTAAAATCTAGGTCACGTTTattagagaaaaaaaaagaaaaaaattacAAAACATGTTGCAACGCAAACCAAAAATGAATGTATAGGTcattggacaagtccaggtaggTCAGCtaattttcttctgtttggtgcctaatgaacatgggGCCCTGGAATCAATGGATAGTGAAAGACTAAAGTTACACGAAAGTGGGATCCTTTGGTGAATTTCAGAAAGTTTGGGATAGAaaagaaataaaaaatgaaaacacCTCATCAAATTTCAATAAACAAATGTAAACCCTGCCAAACATTCACAACATAGGAATTTAACAGCTGCATAGGCCTATAAATTGGCAAAGGCTGAGGATGTGTGTTCAACAGGCAAACAATTTTCAAACCATTTAAATGCATTCAAATCATTTTTGAGGACTTGAGCATTTTTGTGGCATACGGTGGTTACATTCAGACGCGAGTCGCCCCCCTGTCTCAAGTGTTAAAAATTAATAACATTTCATTTCATTATTGAAACCCCATGAATGCTGGTCTTAGCCACAGCTCATTAGTCCTGCTGTGGCTAGTCATCATCAGGATTGCGGTCCTCCCGAGCCAGTCTCAGTCGGGACAGGATGTGTTTCTTGGGGAACTTGAGGGTGGTACAGCCGAACTGGCTGACTCCCCCCGTGTCTCCGGGTAGTTTCTCCCGTCTCTGGACCCAGCTGCGCCAGCCAGGCTTCCAACAGTACACACTGTCATAGAAACGGGAGCCATTCTCCCCGCCCAGCACGTATATCCTGCGTTTCCACCTGGCCACGCCCCCGGCAGCGATCCGCCTTGGCAGTCCCGGGAAAACCACCGGACTAGGTGCTCGGTCGCTCCCCCCGCTCCTCTCTGCCACCACCGCCCCCGTCACCTCCCGCTCCACCCCTGAGCCCCGGCCCTCCCTGAAGAACAGCACCCGCCCCGTGGCGTCCAGAGGTTCCAGATGGGTGTAGTTTCCATCTATAAACTTTGTGGCGTCCCTCATGTAGCCTCCGATGGCACAGACCCCTCCCCGCACCGCCACCCCTCCTGCCAGGCAGGTGGCGCCAGAGTCCAGTCCCACACGGGTCCATGAGTCAGTCAGGGTGTGATAGATTAGCACGCCAGCGTGCACCACAGCCCGGTTCTGCTCCAGCGTGGTGCCGCCCAGAAGGTAAATGCGGCCGCGCAGGGCAGCACAGGCAAAGGAGCGCAGCGGCAGGGGCAGACGGGGCCCGGGGCCCCACTGAAGAGTGGCCAGGTCCAGGATCTCACAGGAGTCCAGCATGGCTCCTCTGTTGCAGCCCCCCAGGGCGTAGAGTGACTCCCCACAGCCCAGCAGACCCAGCATGGCCCGGGGCTGCACCATGGGTGACCGCTCCTGCCAGCGATCCAACACAGAGTCATACTCATGGACCTCCGTGGACACCGTGCCCCCCCGCAGGATGCCCCCCGCTACGAACAGCCGCCCCCCGATGGCCGTGCAACCTGGGCACAGCAGAGAGCCCAGGGCAGCCAACTTCTCCCATTTCCCTGTACGTGGGTCGAAGCAGTCCACAGTGAAGTCCCTCTCGTTCAGCGACTCGTCCTCCCGCGGCTtcagatccacacacacaatcTTCTTCTCGAACATGCCTTCCCGGGGCCTCAGTGGGCCCCCCAGGCCCTCCCCGGCTGCCGCAGAGCCCAGCTCCTGGCTCAGCCGCCGGCTCTCCTCCAGGGACAGCAGCCCAGGGCGGAGGTGGTGGAGCAGGGCCGGCATGTGGCTGTAACGGTCCAGGGGCCGGTGCTCGGCCCAGCGGCGTGCCGCGTCGTACACCTCTGCCTCAGAGTCTACGCCCAGGCGGTCAGATCCCAGCAGGCTGCCCAGGGTACCTGGGTCCAACAGGAGGAAGTCCTTTTGGCGGGCCACGCGGGGGAAGTGCTGGGCCACCAGCCTCAGAGAGGCCCTCAGGAGCAGCTGGTCGTGGTGGGAGCGGGCCAGAGAGTACATGCCCAGGCAGTTGTCCACAGACAGGTGTTCAAACAGGAACCTACGGACACACACAGATGTTTGAGGATGGAAAACCAGACAATAAAAGATGGCTTTTAAAAATGCTATCAAAACTCTGTCAGTTACTGAACTGCACAGACTTAAGAGTATCAGCAGCATTCTGGACCGGGGAAAAGACAACGTATCTGTGTCAGGCAGCACTGACTATAGTTACCTAGAGCACAGGTCCTGCAGGGGCATTACTTGAAGCCGATTGGCCGCCACAAACAGGTCTTCGGCCGTGTCCAAGCAGAGTCCCGCCTCCCCAGTGTAGACGAACTGGATGACAGTCTCCATGACTGACGGCGTCACCTCCTCCAATCGGATCTCAGTGAGACGGGACTCCACCAACGGGCTAGTGAACATGGCACGGAAATACGGGCTGACGGCTGCCAAGAGGACTCTGAAGAGAGGCAGAAGCACGATTTCATTCACATAAGGTGAGATAGGGTGTAACTACAATGAACTGCAGGACACTGGAGTACTGAAACGGCAGCAGGCATCTGAATATGTGTCACATATTCCTTTGTGTGTAGCAACATGCACTGTCTGGATGTTTATAGTACACTAGAATTGAGAGAAGATCATTGACCCTACCTGTGACACATAAACCTCTTCCCCTCCACTAACAGAGTGACGTCACACAGCTGCTGAGCATCCAGTAGCTGCTTCAACCCTGACGGAGAGAAGAAGTAAAGAGTGAGGAGATAGAAAGAGACTTATATGATATAGGCAGCACATGAGTGATGCATTCATTTGGATGTTCCCATTCCACCGGACCATGTGTGACGTAGTCTCCTAAAGGAGTGGTGCTGTCGTCGGGAAAGTCCTCTTCTTCGGAGTCGCTGTCCGAGAGGGGCTCCCCGCCCCCACTGTCCCCATCCTGCCAGGGCTGTGGCCGCCAGGTGATCGTTCCTCCACGGACTGCACTCATCTGAAGATAGTCAAGCGTTGACATAATATACATGGGAATATCAGGACACtttaacaacaaaaaacattattACTGTCTCAAGGAGCCAGATACACAAGATGGTGGCCAGTTATAATTATGATTTGATGTAGGTAGATCTTAATCTATTTATGAGTAATTAGCTCTCAAAGGCAACATTCCCAAGTCCTCTCTCTTATTGAGAAAATCAACAGGGTACATTCAGGAATAGTGACACAAAATGACAACAATGTTGTTGACTTTACCTTGATTAAAGGGAGACTACCCTACTTGGTGGTCCTGTCCTGGGCTCCGATTGTGTGTATGTCACCAGGGGCCTGACAGTTAGTAGCTTCACCTTTAAGCCCGATTGTCTGTAGTCAGTCAAGAAGGGAAGCTGACAGTTGCCATCCGTGTGTCCCACCCTCCGATCCGCCTGTCCTGGTCTGAATGAGTACGGCCTCCAGTGTGGGGTGCAGCACGGCTCATGGTTCTCAGAACCAGCTgcggctagctaacgttagttagcaacTGCTGAATGCAGCCAAAGCACCCCTTTCTGTCTTATCCGGGGAATCAGTAAATCATGGCAAGAAATACAAACAACTCAAACGCATTACagttgttaaaaatatgaaaaacTGGTTGTATTGTCCCAGGACCTGCCTGACTATTGTCGGCCGCACAATTCACTTTCCCCCCTGTCCCAACTGCATTACCGCAATGCAATAGTTCAGCTAGTCTCATTGGCTAGCCTTTGAACCGGTGCACGGATGTGACGTTTTGTTTTGGACTCATTCGTGCACCTTATTTGATAACTAAAGCAAATTTAAGCGATATTTTGTTTTCTACTTTCTAAACAATACATTTGTTACAGATTTTGCTCATTTCATTTTCAGGTCCCGTCATTTCATTGGTTGTCTCATTTAGTTCCGCCTCTATTTACCAATCTACTTCCGCATTGAAACATGGCGACTTGCATTGGCATGGTTACCCGGCTTCGCACATAGAACGTCTTAAAACCGGTTTCAAGACGCTTTACAAGGCAGGGAACGAAAGTATGTACCTCCAGCCGCTCCACACATGAGATGCGAAGTAGTCTGTACGAACATGTCCGCGAGGAGAGTGACAAAGTCATTGCCAATGTGGAGACTCGGAAAGGGGATCTACGGGGAGAAGATGTCAGGGAGATTGTAAGCGTTTCTGTATATCCCATCTCACCACACCATGTTGAATACTGTAGATGCAGCCTAGTTACATGCGCTTTGCATGCTCTCTTGACCATCAAGTCATTGAAGTGTCTTTGATGTGCAAGAGAGATTGCCTCTGTGCCTTCATATGCTCTGTCTGTCATTTGCCTTGAAGTACATTCATATGAATACAGCCTCCCTGGATGTGGCAGTGTAGGCTACTGCATTTGTATCAAGCACATTGCCTGGTCTCTATAGGCCTACGTCAGTGGTGTGTTTCTGATGCAAGTGTGTGTTTGGCAGCAACTTAAGGTGGTGCTTGAGGAAATCTCACAGCTGGAGGAGCAGAAGAAAGTGAGTTCGGGCTCTTGTGGTCAGTTGATATATTGACAATGATGCCAATAACTGTGCCTCGAAACATTGTTTTCATGTTATGATGAGATATTATTTTGTGAGATTATTGTGATCAACATTTTCCTTCTCTTCACAGGATCAGAATAACAAGAAAGTCCTagctaatgtactgtatgttctgtctTGCCTGCTGTGACCTTATGGTATTTTCACTTAACATCAAGGCTGAATAGAAAGAATACCCTTGTGGAGTAAGTAAACCATTATCTTCTTCAGATTCCTGAGTTCAAGGAGGCTACGAAGGACGGTCGGGAGATCCGCCACCGGCTGAGCCAGCTTTACCCCCGAGAACACTATGACTGAGCCCTGAGGCTGCCCAACACCACACACCCCAATGTGGTgagaatacacacatacacacacacacacacacacacacacacacacacacacacacgtgtgaggAAAATATATGATTAGAGAATCATTCTGAGAGAGACCTTTGCGTGTAGACCTTTAACTATAGGGAGACATTTTTGAATACCAACATGCAGGACTATGtgaaataaaatcattaaaatggtcataaaaaaacaacaaattgaAACAGCACTATATACATCATAACAACTGTAGCAGTGATGAATACATGTCTCCCTACTTTGAAAGCAAATCTgttttttttccttctctctcatggGTTTATACCAATGGTTGTGCCAGACATGCTGAAGGGGGCTGTATTTGTGAGTATCTGACTCTATCCTTCATTTACACTACAGTATGCACGGCAGACATGCATGCATAACAATATTCAAACTGGAAAAAGAGAGTGAAGCATTCAGAGATGTGTGTACCTAGTTTTGAGCCAGTTTTCACAAGTAACATTTCTCCAAACTGAgatgttctctctttctttttctctttccttctctggctctctctcaatCTTCCTCACTCATACATATAGGAGGGTTGTGAAATCCAGCCTCATGCCCACAGGTCTCAGGTGTACTCTCTGGACCCCACCTGCTTCCCCGACCTCAACCTGGCTGGCACGGGGGGGATGGGCGTAGCAGGTGAGGCCATGAGTTAGGCTGCGATGGGGAGGTTGTGGGGTAAGGCCACCTGTGTGGGTGGGAATGGACATGCCATGGAAAAACCAGAATGACAAGCAGCGATATACTAGTGTGCAGTTGTCGCTGTATCAACAAAGTTTCCTTTTCTCTTCTAGGTTATTTTATGGACCAACTGGAAGGACCTTCCTGTCATGTGAGGCACTTTTTGTGTATTAGGTTTGATTTGCTGACAACCCAGTGTAACATACAAGTGTATATGTGTTTTTATTAGAGATGAGTGGTCCGATTTTTCCATTGTAGGCCTGTGTGCAGTAGCCCATGTTACAGGGCTGAGACGGACACAGGCAGAGAGGCTTGGGGCCTTTACAGAGTACATCACTTCAACAAGGTAACGGGAAACAAAGCCAAATCTTTTAGAATCAACCAAGGACCAAGTCGTCCGCCGTATTTGATGCGTGGTGTTAAAGTAACCTTGTGTCCTCATCCTCTGCTTGTGTCTGTCCAGGTGGAGATGTTTGGTGTGACTGCAGatgagactggggaggagagctCTCAGATGCCGGAGGAGTTCCTGTCCCTGCAGAAGGAGATCTCCTCCCTGGATCTCCACTATAGGTCAGTGctcctctctggctctctgcATACACTCAATGTTGCTGGATAGATTCATAGCTTATGCTTTGAGTTGCACTGTACAGTGTATTTTGACATTTGTACACACCATAGccatatatttacatatacactaccattcaaaagtttggggtcacttagaaatgttcttgtttttgaatgaaaagtcattaaaaaaaatgcatcaaattgatcagaaatacagtgtagacattgttaatgttgtaaatgactgttgtagctggaaacggcagatttttcacATGTCCATTTTCAGAAAGGGACAGTGTGTGTGCCTTGTGCCTCGCAGCCCTGCCCGGGGATGgaggtgatttgaaaagccaaaGTACACTCCTTTTGAAATACATCGGACCGAACCAGCCCAATCGCATGCCACGCCCTGTCCCAAAGCCCAGATGACATCATGCACCAACACACTTACATCAACAGAACAACTGAAGCCTttccatctacagttgaagtcggaggtttacatacaccttagccaaatacatttaaactcagtttttcacagttcctgaaatttaatcttagtaaaaattgCCTGTTttaggtaagttaggatcaccactttattttaagaatgtgaaatgtcagaataatagcagagagaatgatttatttcagcttttatttctttcatcacattcccagtgggtcagaagttgacatactctattagtatttggtagcattgcctttaaattgtttaacttgggtcaaacgtttcaggtagccttccacaagcttcccacaataagttgggtgaattttggcccatttcctcctaacagagctggtgtaactgagtcaggtttgtaggcctccttgctcgcacacgcattttcagttctgcccacaaatgttctataggattgaggtcagggctttgtgatggccactccaataccttgactttgtccttaaactcttttgccacaacattggcagaatgtttagggtcattgtccatttggaagacccatttgcgaccaaagctttaacttcctgactgatgtcttgagatgttgcttcaatatagccacataattttctttcctcatggtgccatctattttgtgaagggcaccagtccctcctgcagcaaaacacccccacaatatgatgctgccaccccgtgcttcacagttgggatggtgttcttcggcttgctagTGTGAGGATTTGTGTTTATGCTCTATAACCCGCTACCATATTACGTAAGATTGATTGTTTGAACAGCAGctgctttgtctgtgtgtgtcaagaactgagcAACACAGTGTGACTGCTGTACGTTGCAAAACTGTAGATAACAGCTCAACAGCTgctttgtctttgtgtgtgtgtgtgtgtgtgtgtgtgtgtgtgtgtgtgtgtgtgacaagaactgagCAACGTGGTGTGACTGCTGTATGTTGCAAAACTATAGATATGCGGGTACAGGGAGGGGAGGCTCATCACGAGGTTTAACTGACGTGGAGAAATCCTGAGTAACACAATGACAAGATAACAGGAACAAAGTAGTTGCAGCAACTAGAATGTGATACCAGAACAGTAAGAATCTATACATCGATGGAGGGAGGACTCCAAGAAGCACCAAGAGGTGGGGACCAGCCTAAAGGCCTACGATAGGCTGAGCAGGTCTAAACCACGCTCAGCCTCTGTGATAGACGTAGTTCCAActcgtctgttggcctatcacagtataaGAACAGCTGTATACTTACTTCTAGTTAGTTCTCTGTTAACCCTGCGTGGTGACACATTGAacccgtatatacgaaaattgcatttaccattTATTgcttacagttttttccaactgcttacacacgttTTCAAAACTGTCTCCTTTTTTTCAAATCTCTACACCCAATTTccaaaactgcacacacaaaatgcctcacatctccttcaaaatgtaacactgcattcaaaatgacaagaatgaagcatttgcatcaaatggcaaacactgctttcataatagtacatttttggatataccatgtaaacactgttctaaatctaaagctctttggtctttcataggcttatatctacatttcaatacaatATTCTACAGCAaaagtaatctgctgagaggggtaacaagtacactgtaaacaccaatgcaatgtGGAAACAGAACATTTTTATTAGGCCAAACACtactgttgtatacagtagcatacaacaaaagcatatgtaaaccaaaagtatattctttagaatacagtaaagaacacaattgtgtgtgtggggtcccaGGGGGGCAGTCCAGGAATTGGTAGGGTGGCAGTCACCAGTGCTAAGCTACgcttcatctcttctccggcctgggtctggccacaatactTCGTCCACATCACAAGATACTTTGCTTgatgtttggcaagagaaaacgtatctcctagcatggcatatccaaccttggacagaggcaacctctatgtccccacatgcgtcctccattgcctggagaagcggcatgcgggcatagggttggtgatcatacactttccagcgcCAGGCTGAGAAGAATTCCTCTATGGGATTTAGAAAAGGTGAATATGGTGGTAGGTACAAAACTATGCAAAATTGTGGATGGAtggcaaaccagttttggaccagaacagccCGGTGAAAACTAATATTGGCCCATAAAACCACAAATCTAGCAGGCTCCTGATCTGGATCagggacaagcattgtgtaaattgcatccaAAAAAGTGAGCATATTGTACGGACCCAGTGTGGCATTGTGATGGAGGACCCCGTTTTGAGTGATGGTAGCACATAGTTATATTACCCCCATgctgtccagggacattggtAATTGCCCTCTGTCCTATTACATTTCTTCCGCGGCACCTGGTTTTGGTGAGGTTGAAGCCAACCTCATCCGCATAAATAAATTCATGACGAATTACATGGGCATCCAGCTCCAATACTCTCTGTAAAAGACAAAAGGATATACAGATGAGTAAATATGGTATGTCTGAagtactggaagtagtgttgcaTACAAACCTCTACGAAGTCATGTCGCATATTCTTGATTCTGTCagagtttctctcaaatggcaccttgtgaAGTTGTTTCATCGTCACTCGGTGCCGTTGGAGGATGCGTTGTATGGTCGACATGCTGacagcattgatgttgttaaatatggtgtcattattcaagatatgctctcttatctcGCAAATCTCAATTacattgttggccaaaaccatatttataattgcagtctcttgtacatctgtaaacaagtgtcctcgtcctccatgatgtctttgcctttccactctacagaattcaaacacagtatgtgttcacCATAGGAACTGTAAGCAATGTACAAcaaaatgtagtacagcatgataaccaacctcattcattcaatgcagtgcagtaaatggatggcttagagttacaaatgtttatgcaatactatgcagtcatacgtattttacagtacattactgtaatgctaaaatagtcattagatagttgcatacctgttctcatttctgaaggtttgaattatggacgccactttaaatcgactcaagttgggctggactctcagtccagccgctctcatggtcaaaccgtgtttgatcacatgatcaacaagtgttgtcctaatctcatcagagatggctctccttccttctctgccctcgtcctcttcttcctcttcctgtccctcctactcctcttgttctctgtccattgttggcatccattgttcaaaacaggtaatctgacctttgacctatttataggcctatactacagtaaagcagtgattggttagtgatcagttaagctattagtgtttgcacatgtgaggagtgtgtgtgtgacctggtgaataagtgtagcattttgattggttgtgtttggaaaaggaaagcaagtcactccctgttagatttttgtgttttatgtagagaattgtgtgtactgttttgaaaaaagtgttttatgcaattgacaactgagtcaaaggctgagaaatagcttatggttttggatatttgttgtgtagttttgcactttgagtgagaggtttcaaaaatcgtgtgacatgaaaatattttgtgtgtaagcagttggaaaaaactgtaataaaAAGCAGACATAGAATAAAATCTGTAACTTAGTCTTC includes:
- the LOC135552717 gene encoding kelch-like protein 12, with protein sequence MSAVRGGTITWRPQPWQDGDSGGGEPLSDSDSEEEDFPDDSTTPLGDYVTHGLKQLLDAQQLCDVTLLVEGKRFMCHRVLLAAVSPYFRAMFTSPLVESRLTEIRLEEVTPSVMETVIQFVYTGEAGLCLDTAEDLFVAANRLQVMPLQDLCSRFLFEHLSVDNCLGMYSLARSHHDQLLLRASLRLVAQHFPRVARQKDFLLLDPGTLGSLLGSDRLGVDSEAEVYDAARRWAEHRPLDRYSHMPALLHHLRPGLLSLEESRRLSQELGSAAAGEGLGGPLRPREGMFEKKIVCVDLKPREDESLNERDFTVDCFDPRTGKWEKLAALGSLLCPGCTAIGGRLFVAGGILRGGTVSTEVHEYDSVLDRWQERSPMVQPRAMLGLLGCGESLYALGGCNRGAMLDSCEILDLATLQWGPGPRLPLPLRSFACAALRGRIYLLGGTTLEQNRAVVHAGVLIYHTLTDSWTRVGLDSGATCLAGGVAVRGGVCAIGGYMRDATKFIDGNYTHLEPLDATGRVLFFREGRGSGVEREVTGAVVAERSGGSDRAPSPVVFPGLPRRIAAGGVARWKRRIYVLGGENGSRFYDSVYCWKPGWRSWVQRREKLPGDTGGVSQFGCTTLKFPKKHILSRLRLAREDRNPDDD